GTCGGTCGTCTGGTCGGCGGCCGGGGTGCGGCCGAGGTCGAGGGTTACCCGCCCGAACAGCGCCCGGTGGTCGGCGACGTGCCGGCTGCGCAACGCGTCGAACGACAGTCCCTGGGCCGCGTTCAGGCGCGTGCGCGCCAGTCCCCGGTGGTCGCCGTCGACGGTGCGGAAGTCGACGTAGCTGGTGCCGATGGAGATCAGCAGCGTGACCGCGTCGGCGTTGGACACCCGGACCGAGCCGCCGGAGGAGCTGGTGGTGCCGCCCTCGGCCAGCACGCGGGCCAGCGCGAGGAACCGGACGGAGCCCGGGATGCCGCGCATGTCCCCGGACACGCCGTCCAGCGCGATCGTCGTGCCGTCCGGGCTGGACGACGAGGCGCGCTGCGGCGTGCCGAACGACGCCGTGAACGACACCGAGCCCGGTGTCCCGGCCGTCAGCCGCACGACGACGACCTGGTCCGGCGCGCTGGCGAACACCTCGCGCCGGTGCCGCACGCCGTTCGCGGTGTAGGTGACGGCGGTGGTGGCGGTGGTCAGGTCGAGCCACCGCTGGTAGCCGCTCAGGCCGTTCGCCGCCGGCAGGGCCAGGCGCAGGTCGCCGACGGGCTGGTAGGCCAGTTGCGCGGCGGGGTTGCCCAGCATCGCCTGGTTGATCAGGTCCTGGGCCCGCGTCCACTGGTCGGCGAACACCAGCCGCCGGATCTCGGGCAGCGCCGCCGCGCCGCGGGTGTTGGTGTAGTCGTGCGGGCCGCCCGCCCACACCGTGTCCTCGTTGAGCTGCAACCGCTCGGTGTCGGTGTTGCCGAACACCATCGCGCCGATCCTGCCGTTGCCGACCGGCAACGCACGCAGCCAGTCCGAGCCCGCGGACTCGTCGTACCACAGGGCGAGGTCGCCGACCTCGGGCGGCGCGGCGGCACCGGCGTGCGCGGTGGCTGTCCACGACGGGGCGGTCAGCGCGGCTCCGACGCCCGCCGCCCCGTACCTGATCATCTGCCTTCGCGTGAGGTCGGACATCCCGTCTCCTTCAGCCGATGGGGTCGTGGAGCGGATCGCGGTCGGACGGGGCGCGGGCTGGGGTACGGGTGGCGCGCCGCGGGACGGGGAGCGGTCCCGGTCCCGCGGCGCACCCCCGCGCCGGCCTCGGCCACGCGTCCTCGGCCGGGCGGGTCGGTGGTCACCTGGCGGTGAACTGCCACCAGTTGACGTTGAACAGGTAGCCGCTGCCGCCGGTGAACCGGAAGTACACGTCCTGGGTGCCCGACAGGCCGTTGACCGGGCACGAGACCGTCGTCCAGTTCTGCCAGCCGCCGGTGCCGGGCACGGTGCAGCGGGCGGTGGTGGCCCCGGTCGCGCTGCCGGTGCGGACCTCCAGCGCGCCGCCGGACGTCCCCGAGGCGACGCGGGCGGTGAACGTCGACGCGCCGTTGCCGAACGCGACGTTCCTGACCTTGATCCAGTCGCCGTTCTCGATCCAGCCGACGTTCATGCCGCCCTCGCCGGCGGGCTCGGTCTCGACGCCGCTCCCCCACGCGATGGTCTCGGCCTCCTGGCGGGTGTAGGGGTTGAGCACGTCGACGGGCGGCGGGCCGCTCGTGGTCATGCCGAGGCGCGGGATGGTGCCGTCGGCGTTGTAGGTGAACCTCTCCACCGCGACGGAGCGGGCGTAGCCGCCACCGCCCGGCAGCGCGCCGTTGTGGTAGAAGAAGTACGAGTTGTTCTTGTAGTCGACGACGCCCGGGTGGTTGGTGAAGCTGCTGCCCTGGGTGGGCATCAGCGTGCCCCGGTAGGTCCACGGTCCGGTGGGGCCGGGCGCGGTGGAGTAGGCGATGAACTCCGAGCAGCACTGGGCGGCGAAGACGTTGTAGTACAGGCCGTTGCGCTTGTAGACCCACGGCGCTTCCTCGTACAGGGTGGGCCTGTCGGGGTTGCCGGTGCGGGTGCCGAAGCCCGCCGCGGTGAGCGGTATCCGGGTCGGGCTGCCGGAGAAGCTGGTCATGTCGGCGTTGAGGCGGACGTACCAGAGGTTGGGGTTGCCCCAGTAGAGGTACGCCTGACCGTTGTCGTCGATGAACACGGAGGGGTCGATCTCGCCGTTCTCGACGAGCGGTCGGCCGAGCGCGTCGCGGAACGGCCCGGTGGGGCTGTCGGAGACGCCGACGCCGATGGCCATGCGGTTGGTGGCGCGGTTGACCACGGGGACGTACCAGTAGAACTTGCCGTTGCGCTCGACGGCCTGCCCGGCCCACGCGTCGGCCTTCGCCCAGGAGAAGGTGGACAGGTTCATGGGCGAGCCGTGGTCGGTCCAGTTGACCATGTCGGTGGTGGACCAGGTGCGCCACTCCTTCATGGTGAAGTAGGTGGCGCCGTCCTCGTCGCGGCCGGTGTAGAGGTAGAGGCGGCCGTTGTGGACCAGCGGCGCGGGGTCGGCGGTGTAGATGTGCTGCACGACCGGGTTGTCCGCCCGCGCCGCCCCGGGGAGCAGCGCGGCGAGGCAGAGGGCCGACAGGGTCCAGGCGACAGCGCGTCGCAGGGTGGAACGGGTGCGCGTCACGGGGTCTCCCCGGTCCGGGTGGGGCGGGTCATGACCGCGCCCACTTCTGGTTGGTCTGGCCGTTGCAGGTCCACAGCACCAGCCGCGAGCCGTTGGCGGTGGCGGCCCGCTCGACGTCCAGGCACAGTCCGGCGCGCGTGTTGCGCAGGGACCCGTCGGAGCCGAGCGTCCACTTCTGGTTGTCCTGACCGTTGCACGACCAAGTGATCACCCTGGTGCCGTTGGTCGTGCCCTGGTTGTCCGCGTCGAGGCACTTGTCGCCGAACACGCGCACCTCACCGCCGGCCCAGGTGGTCCACAGCTGGTTGGCGGCGGTGTGGCAGTCCCAGACCACCACGGCCGCGCCGGCGGCGGTGGAGGCGTTGTCCACGTCCAGGCAGCGGCCCGAGCCGGTGCCGCGCAGTCGGGAGGTCGTGGCGGTGATCGGGCTGCCGCCCGTGACCCGGAACGCGGCGACGCCGTGGGCCGGCACGCTCGCCGAGATCGTGCCCGTGCTGGTGGACGTGCCGCCGGTCCACAGGTCGGTGAGGGTGAACCCGTTGCCGGACAGGCCGATCTGCGCGGCCGTGGTGGAGATGGTGGTGGTGCCGCCGCCCCGGTTGAGCAGCCCGACCGCGACCGAGCCGTCGGACAGGGCCTTGGCGAAGACCTCGGTGTTGCCGTCGTCGCGCACGCGCCTGCCGCCCGCGCCGAGCGGGTCCTGGTTCACGGCGAGCAGCCGCGGGTTGCGCAGGATCGCGCTGACGTCGGCGGACATGGTGCGGATGTCGTTGCCCGCCATGAGCGGCGCGGCCATCAGCGCCCACAGCGCGAAGTGCGCGCGGGACTCGGTGAGGCTGAGCCCGGGACGGCCGACGACGAGCATGTCGGGGTCGTTCCAGTTGCCCGGGCCGGTCTGCGCGGCCAGGGGCGCGGTGACGTCGAGGACGTTGCCCACGCCCATCGGGTAGCTGTTGGTGTTGCCGTTCTGCCAGATGTCGAGCAGGTCCTCGGTGGTCCGCCACAGGTCGGCGACCTCACCCCAGTCGTACTTGTCGCCCGTCGGCGCGTGGAAGCTGTTGGAGTTGATGCTGTAGACGATCGGCCGGCCGGTGGCGCGCAGCGCGTCGCGCATGATCGAGAAGCGGGCGATCTGCTCGTCACGGGTGCCGGCGCCCGAGCACCAGTCGTACTTCAGGTAGTCCACGCCCCACGAGGCGAACGACCGGGCGTCCTGGACCTCGTGGCCCTTGCTGCCCGTCGAGCCGGGGTGCGTGCCGACGCCCTGGGCGCAGGTCTTCTCGTTGGGCGCCTGGTAGATGCCGAACTTCAAGCCCTTCGAGTGGATGTAGTCGCCGAGCGCCTTCATGCCGCTGGGGAACTTCGTCGGGTGGTGCCGCAGGTTGCCCGAGGAGTCGCGCTGCGGGTCGAACCAGCAGTCGTCCACGACGACGTACTGGTAGCCGGCATCGCGCATCCCGGAGGACACCATCGCGTCGGCGGCCTGGCGGACCTGGGCCTCGGTGATCCCGCAGCCGAAGCTGTTCCAGCTGTTCCAGCCGAGGGGCGGGGTGAGGGCGGGACTGCCGGGCGC
This region of Saccharothrix longispora genomic DNA includes:
- a CDS encoding glycoside hydrolase family 43 protein, with protein sequence MTRTRSTLRRAVAWTLSALCLAALLPGAARADNPVVQHIYTADPAPLVHNGRLYLYTGRDEDGATYFTMKEWRTWSTTDMVNWTDHGSPMNLSTFSWAKADAWAGQAVERNGKFYWYVPVVNRATNRMAIGVGVSDSPTGPFRDALGRPLVENGEIDPSVFIDDNGQAYLYWGNPNLWYVRLNADMTSFSGSPTRIPLTAAGFGTRTGNPDRPTLYEEAPWVYKRNGLYYNVFAAQCCSEFIAYSTAPGPTGPWTYRGTLMPTQGSSFTNHPGVVDYKNNSYFFYHNGALPGGGGYARSVAVERFTYNADGTIPRLGMTTSGPPPVDVLNPYTRQEAETIAWGSGVETEPAGEGGMNVGWIENGDWIKVRNVAFGNGASTFTARVASGTSGGALEVRTGSATGATTARCTVPGTGGWQNWTTVSCPVNGLSGTQDVYFRFTGGSGYLFNVNWWQFTAR
- a CDS encoding glycoside hydrolase family 27 protein; this translates as MPARPWKALHLVVAVLVALTTAVAGPAAQAAPGSPALTPPLGWNSWNSFGCGITEAQVRQAADAMVSSGMRDAGYQYVVVDDCWFDPQRDSSGNLRHHPTKFPSGMKALGDYIHSKGLKFGIYQAPNEKTCAQGVGTHPGSTGSKGHEVQDARSFASWGVDYLKYDWCSGAGTRDEQIARFSIMRDALRATGRPIVYSINSNSFHAPTGDKYDWGEVADLWRTTEDLLDIWQNGNTNSYPMGVGNVLDVTAPLAAQTGPGNWNDPDMLVVGRPGLSLTESRAHFALWALMAAPLMAGNDIRTMSADVSAILRNPRLLAVNQDPLGAGGRRVRDDGNTEVFAKALSDGSVAVGLLNRGGGTTTISTTAAQIGLSGNGFTLTDLWTGGTSTSTGTISASVPAHGVAAFRVTGGSPITATTSRLRGTGSGRCLDVDNASTAAGAAVVVWDCHTAANQLWTTWAGGEVRVFGDKCLDADNQGTTNGTRVITWSCNGQDNQKWTLGSDGSLRNTRAGLCLDVERAATANGSRLVLWTCNGQTNQKWARS